Sequence from the Microplitis demolitor isolate Queensland-Clemson2020A chromosome 7, iyMicDemo2.1a, whole genome shotgun sequence genome:
CAAGTGCGTTGCTTACACCGGGAACAACATGCGCAAAGCGCAAACTACACCCGCCATCGGCACTGCTAAAGATCAACCGCAACTAGacttatcaaatatttatctgaCTTACAATGAgccggaaaataatttaatgccGACGAAAAAATTGCGCGGACGCTCTGGTGTACCCAGACCCACTACAGCTCATAAACGTACacctcattaaaatttatttatttattattaatgccAATATTGTCtcatatttaatgtacaatattgattattaattttaattaaaatatcacttgaaaaattaattagcaaatatatttaatttccagttcgttgataaaaataaaaagatgtagattaattattgcaataagcttgtttatttatttataaaatattatactttaatagcagtattatttttcttataatttgtTGGCcctgttattatttatatatttatttaatacttataaaattataatttataaattttttaataaatgtttaaatactTTCAGCTAAATTATGTACTATTAATcgactaattaataaaaaaaaatcacattatATCGctagttttatttatcaattcacGATACTCCTTGATCCATTTTTTAATAGAGTACTTATGATATTCACGAGCTTTTATGACCGAGTAAGGATCCGCTGGATGGGCACCGCGCAAATCAAGATGATGTGCGCCTTCGGGTATGATGATGGCGACGGCTGATGATGACAAGTTCCTCAGAACACCGCCGCCTGACCATGGGTCCAGTAATCCATTGCTGAAGACAATATTTGTCGCGGTACTCAAATCATCGCAGCCGTATGTGTCGCAGACTAAATTCGGTTTAGGTGTTAcgttaaaatgtttaaaacaATCTTTGCTAAAGTCCTCGAAATTCCAAGGCTGTGGTTCAAACATGTCGTTAACACCGTCCATACAGAAAGGCATTACCATTTCAGTACACGCTTGATAATTCCAATTGGCTGCTCCTAAATCTGGCTCTGCGTCGTCTAAATCCAAACATTTCGTCTTGCCGGTATAGTTTGAGAACAAATTAATACCTCGTtgtaaatttgttaataattcttcatctgatgatagatttgtattttttaactgcttacaaaattcctaaaaataaaatatttattgtcaataataataaaaattttttaaaattatttagaattttttcttaaaattttttaattaaaaataaattaattaaattagttcatttaaataaaattaataattactgcgATTGGATATGGCGGAAGTGGAGATAGAAAATCTGTTTCATATGGGTAATTAACCATtgctaaattattataaatagctGATACATAGTctttaaatgttttaacaTCTTCAACCGTACTAAGTGTTTtacaagttttaaatttagatgacatccatttttttccatgatctaaaatgtataaaaaataataataatcaatataaaatacaacaaattaaattttaccagttgatgtgaaattattaatagaacTCCAGGATTTACGGATAACTTTCTCACAATTCGGATCAACTGCTCTAAAGTCAGAGGTTACGATCCGAGAGAATACTTGGCAATCCGTAAAACCGGTAAATTGTAGAATCGGAGCCGATGCAGCAATTGCTCTAAGTATAAAAAAaccttttgtttatttatatctcggtgatctttttattttatttaaattttttaaataaaaaaattacccatgAATAACATGGGGATATTTCATGCGGATCCAAGCACTCAGCATACCGCCATAAGAACCGCCGAAAGCAATTACCGGACTATGTTTCATACTTGGATCAGATTTAATGTACGAGATCAAGTCAACATAATCAGCTAACGCTTGCTGTGAAGTCAAGAATCCAAAGTGTTTTGTACTATCAGTAGATTTATTGCCAAACGGCATCGATTCACCGTAATAACGGTGTTCTGCAAACACAACAAGTGCCCCGTAGCTCGGTGCGATGTCCCAAATAAATccctttaatttaaaaaatcgtattttaattctgaaaatgaatttataaaaattttgataaaaaaaaaatcatacagTATTTTCAGCAAACACTTCAAGCGAGCCTTCATTGCcggtatataaaaatatcggGGGATTTTTACCATGCTTCCATGTGTCATTAACAAAGTAACGGATTTCAAATGTGTCgttaattgaaaaactgaaatgGTCGAcctaaaatagtaatttataattaaatatatcacgcaatttatgtaaatttattttaataatgagtcaataattattttaaataaattcattaaaaatttattgtaagacacattcaaataatttcatatacaTAACATATTactattgatataattattactatgaatatataaataataattacttactggtacagtaaattttttaataacatatttatacTGCGaagtatttgatttaatattttcattagtaAATTCACTTCTCACTTGCCGAGAACTTgactcaataaatttgaatattaaaataaatgataaaagaaaataatattgtttgtaatccattttaaatacttagattattatataatagatGAATCCAAGAAATAAGATGTTTACAGCACGACCATCCGAGTATTACTAACAACTAACGAGCAATACAAAGATATTGGATTTACTGTTAAGAAAATAACAAGTTTTAATGACCTCTACAACTGGTGATACTCCAAACGCTCGTGCAAGAGCTAAGAactgagagagagagaaagatcaATTGTCTGGTTATTGATCGTGATAAAG
This genomic interval carries:
- the LOC103574821 gene encoding lysosomal Pro-X carboxypeptidase yields the protein MDYKQYYFLLSFILIFKFIESSSRQVRSEFTNENIKSNTSQYKYVIKKFTVPVDHFSFSINDTFEIRYFVNDTWKHGKNPPIFLYTGNEGSLEVFAENTGFIWDIAPSYGALVVFAEHRYYGESMPFGNKSTDSTKHFGFLTSQQALADYVDLISYIKSDPSMKHSPVIAFGGSYGGMLSAWIRMKYPHVIHGAIAASAPILQFTGFTDCQVFSRIVTSDFRAVDPNCEKVIRKSWSSINNFTSTDHGKKWMSSKFKTCKTLSTVEDVKTFKDYVSAIYNNLAMVNYPYETDFLSPLPPYPIAEFCKQLKNTNLSSDEELLTNLQRGINLFSNYTGKTKCLDLDDAEPDLGAANWNYQACTEMVMPFCMDGVNDMFEPQPWNFEDFSKDCFKHFNVTPKPNLVCDTYGCDDLSTATNIVFSNGLLDPWSGGGVLRNLSSSAVAIIIPEGAHHLDLRGAHPADPYSVIKAREYHKYSIKKWIKEYRELINKTSDIM